Proteins from one Natrinema versiforme genomic window:
- a CDS encoding deoxyhypusine synthase produces MEEDESHEHVVPGSDDELTTADVRGYDFHGEFDFHDLIAAYETTGFQATQLAEAVDIADRMQKENATIYLTFTSNIISSGLREVVAYLVREGYIDVLITTSGSLTEDVIKTAKPFKIGEWDADEARLRDRGINRLGNIFVPSDRYVWLEEYLYDFFDDFFTDDKVRTPTAFARELGETLDDEDSVLKQAADNDIPVYCPALTDSEVGNFLYYYRQGYDSEVGIEILDDYDSLIEDGLLADTTGLIAVGGGVPKHHAIMTNLFRGGADYVVYISTGMEGDGSLSGAPPNEAVSWGKIKDEQTNYTQVEAEATLVFPLLVASAFTDR; encoded by the coding sequence ATGGAGGAAGACGAATCGCACGAACATGTTGTTCCGGGTAGTGACGACGAACTAACCACGGCAGACGTCCGAGGATATGATTTCCATGGGGAGTTCGACTTTCACGACCTTATTGCGGCTTATGAAACAACGGGATTTCAAGCGACACAATTGGCCGAAGCCGTCGATATCGCCGACCGAATGCAAAAGGAGAACGCAACCATCTACCTCACGTTCACCTCGAATATCATCTCTTCCGGATTACGTGAAGTCGTCGCGTATCTGGTCCGCGAAGGGTATATCGACGTGCTCATCACTACGTCTGGGTCGTTGACGGAAGACGTAATTAAGACCGCAAAACCATTCAAGATTGGTGAGTGGGACGCCGACGAGGCAAGACTTCGCGACCGCGGCATCAACCGACTCGGAAATATTTTCGTTCCGTCTGATCGGTACGTGTGGCTTGAGGAGTACCTCTACGATTTTTTCGACGACTTTTTCACGGACGACAAAGTGCGCACGCCGACAGCATTCGCACGAGAGCTGGGAGAGACGCTTGACGACGAAGATTCCGTCTTGAAACAGGCCGCGGACAACGATATCCCCGTCTACTGCCCGGCACTGACAGACTCAGAAGTCGGTAACTTTCTCTATTATTACCGACAAGGATACGATTCGGAGGTTGGGATCGAAATCCTAGACGACTACGACTCGCTCATCGAGGACGGTTTGCTCGCAGATACGACAGGGTTGATAGCTGTCGGTGGCGGTGTGCCAAAACACCACGCGATCATGACGAATCTGTTTCGCGGCGGTGCAGACTACGTCGTCTATATTTCTACGGGGATGGAAGGAGACGGGTCTCTCTCGGGAGCGCCACCGAACGAAGCGGTGTCGTGGGGGAAGATCAAAGACGAGCAAACGAACTACACGCAAGTCGAGGCCGAAGCAACGCTCGTGTTCCCGCTGTTAGTTGCGAGTGCGTTCACGGATCGATAA
- a CDS encoding DUF5786 family protein → MGIGDYDQREYERHERAISEIESESDNQPNEYRGKITFDDGSSTGELLEKLRKIKSNES, encoded by the coding sequence ATGGGAATAGGTGACTATGACCAGCGTGAGTACGAGCGTCACGAACGAGCGATCTCTGAGATTGAATCGGAGTCGGACAACCAGCCGAACGAGTATCGAGGAAAAATAACGTTCGACGATGGCAGTTCGACCGGCGAACTCCTCGAGAAACTCCGGAAAATCAAGTCAAACGAATCGTGA
- a CDS encoding YncE family protein, with amino-acid sequence MDRATDRRQFVQVLSGGLAIGLDGCLGGDEDETEENGENSENGTDTEGSAGLSYAFDPETIGLIDPGEGEVVDEITDGVEGYAHGDAVVTNDGSQLFVIETSASQVLVIHIETREITAEVPMGPAGTHMYHPNDEEMWAHSDAEGTFYVIDTTDHEVVETVEAGLGAEGHGKLLYHEDFGSTGYATNVNDPAAHVIDMDAYERIDSIELGDEGGTHYKGYSPQASLAYFERSGGVGTTAVVDIESNEVVDELDLAGGMYLTPDEQLLGNIGEEEIRFLDATSEDSDEVGTVGVEGGPDALEYYEADGTLYGFTANTMSPDATVVDVDELEVVDRIDAGEIERPENTHSLHRSGVSGDGYFFTPASADGTVAVIDMADRELIEYVPVEDDVDTVQYVPE; translated from the coding sequence ATGGACCGAGCCACCGACCGACGACAGTTCGTACAGGTACTGAGCGGCGGCCTCGCGATCGGCCTCGATGGCTGTCTCGGCGGCGACGAGGATGAGACTGAAGAGAATGGAGAGAACAGCGAGAATGGAACCGACACTGAGGGGAGTGCCGGACTCTCCTACGCGTTCGACCCGGAGACGATCGGCCTGATCGATCCGGGCGAGGGCGAGGTTGTCGACGAGATCACCGACGGCGTCGAGGGCTACGCACACGGTGACGCGGTCGTGACGAACGATGGGAGCCAGCTCTTCGTCATCGAGACATCGGCCTCCCAAGTACTTGTGATCCATATCGAGACCCGTGAGATTACTGCCGAGGTCCCGATGGGCCCCGCCGGTACCCACATGTACCACCCGAACGACGAGGAGATGTGGGCTCACTCAGACGCCGAGGGAACGTTCTATGTCATCGATACGACGGACCACGAGGTCGTCGAGACCGTCGAAGCCGGCCTCGGCGCCGAGGGTCACGGCAAGCTTCTCTATCACGAAGACTTCGGCTCGACGGGGTATGCGACGAACGTCAACGACCCAGCGGCGCACGTCATCGACATGGACGCCTACGAACGAATCGACTCCATCGAACTCGGCGACGAGGGCGGCACCCACTACAAGGGCTATAGCCCGCAGGCCAGCCTTGCCTATTTCGAGCGCTCGGGCGGTGTCGGCACGACCGCCGTGGTCGACATCGAGTCCAACGAGGTCGTCGACGAACTCGATCTCGCTGGCGGGATGTATCTCACGCCCGACGAGCAACTGCTGGGGAACATCGGAGAGGAGGAGATTCGCTTCCTCGACGCGACGAGCGAGGACAGCGATGAAGTTGGCACCGTCGGCGTCGAGGGCGGCCCCGACGCCCTCGAGTACTACGAAGCTGACGGTACGCTATACGGATTCACCGCAAACACGATGAGTCCCGACGCGACCGTCGTCGACGTTGACGAACTTGAGGTAGTCGATCGAATCGACGCAGGCGAGATCGAACGCCCAGAAAACACGCATAGCCTCCACCGGTCCGGCGTCTCGGGCGACGGCTACTTCTTCACGCCCGCAAGCGCCGACGGCACCGTCGCGGTGATCGACATGGCGGACCGTGAGCTGATCGAGTACGTTCCTGTCGAGGACGACGTCGACACCGTCCAGTACGTCCCCGAATAG
- a CDS encoding transcriptional regulator: MADLNPTAKRIHQISPDPVELTLDDGTTAIFHISGAEFFQQEFQAEGVCEDDDADYRFITSTDNESVLVGRKGVNESAWTMIGTIVEVNRDRL; encoded by the coding sequence ATGGCAGACCTCAATCCGACTGCGAAACGAATACACCAGATCAGTCCCGATCCTGTCGAGTTGACGCTTGACGACGGAACGACGGCCATATTTCATATTTCCGGGGCCGAATTCTTTCAGCAGGAATTTCAGGCGGAAGGTGTTTGCGAGGACGATGACGCGGACTATCGATTCATCACGAGCACGGATAACGAATCGGTTCTGGTCGGACGAAAAGGAGTAAACGAATCGGCGTGGACGATGATCGGGACGATAGTTGAAGTCAACAGAGACAGATTGTAA
- a CDS encoding multicopper oxidase family protein, whose protein sequence is MNDRAEGPRPAISRRELCIAAGGTGISALAGCSTEKTNPPQAKNVTTITDHSSPDLEKWVDEVPRPGVAKPSGTKDGHPRYEIAMREIEQKLHRDLPATTVWSYDGQFPGPTIEAEQGEPIYVRWTNDLPDEHLLPEDTTIHSDIIPYDTPGVRTVTHLHGGNVESESDGHAQAWFTRDFQKTGPEFEKKDYYYVNDQPPATLWYHDHSLGITRLNVYAGLAGFYLLRSDHKRSLGLPEGEYEIPLVLQDRSFEEDGSLFYPTAISDEQGGSDESYPDPSIVPQFYGDTSVVNGKAWPRLSVEPRSYRFRLLNGSNSRYYTLKLRQYDESSGETGGDGPSFVQIGNDGGLLSTPVEISDRLELGAGQRADVVVDFSEYAGETLLLHNNAPAQYRGRTGLEDDDIVSLPEIMLVDVNEAGDSQDATELPDELTRVPDIPVDSVDNERYLTLNGGTADDYGRLLHLLGTAEEPDGLKIDAPVTEEPVLGDTEIWSFANRSGMSHPMHLHLVHFQMLGRQPIGDYDPAEDEIDLDVLEAPEPYERGWNDVITVDPGEIVHVIVHFGEHDGLFNDQTGTYMWHCHMLEHEDHDMMRPLEVRPRTDDTSTRTELDARRRPE, encoded by the coding sequence ATGAATGATCGCGCTGAAGGACCTCGACCAGCGATATCGCGCCGTGAGCTCTGCATCGCAGCCGGTGGCACGGGTATCTCAGCTCTCGCAGGCTGTTCGACTGAGAAGACGAATCCACCCCAAGCCAAGAATGTGACGACGATAACGGACCACTCGTCGCCAGACCTCGAGAAGTGGGTCGATGAGGTCCCCCGACCGGGTGTCGCGAAACCGTCCGGAACGAAGGACGGGCACCCCCGCTACGAGATAGCGATGCGCGAGATCGAGCAGAAGCTACACCGCGACCTCCCAGCGACGACCGTCTGGAGCTATGACGGGCAGTTCCCAGGCCCAACGATCGAAGCCGAGCAGGGCGAACCGATCTATGTCCGCTGGACGAACGACCTCCCGGACGAGCATCTCCTGCCCGAAGACACGACGATTCACAGCGACATCATTCCGTACGATACGCCGGGTGTACGGACCGTAACGCATCTCCACGGTGGAAACGTCGAGTCCGAGAGCGACGGTCACGCGCAGGCGTGGTTCACTCGAGACTTTCAGAAGACGGGCCCTGAGTTCGAGAAGAAAGACTACTACTACGTAAACGACCAGCCGCCGGCGACGCTGTGGTATCACGACCACTCACTCGGCATTACGCGATTAAACGTCTACGCGGGCCTCGCGGGGTTCTATCTCTTGCGGAGTGACCACAAACGAAGCCTCGGTCTGCCCGAGGGCGAGTACGAAATCCCGCTCGTCCTTCAGGATCGGAGTTTCGAGGAGGACGGATCGCTGTTCTATCCGACGGCCATTTCGGACGAGCAAGGCGGCAGCGACGAATCGTATCCCGATCCGAGTATCGTTCCGCAGTTCTATGGGGACACGTCCGTCGTCAACGGGAAGGCCTGGCCGCGCCTCTCCGTCGAACCCAGATCGTATCGGTTCCGGCTCCTCAACGGGTCGAATAGCCGATACTATACCCTCAAACTCCGCCAGTATGACGAGTCGTCGGGCGAGACTGGTGGGGATGGACCGTCGTTCGTCCAGATCGGGAACGACGGCGGCCTCCTCTCGACGCCGGTCGAGATCAGCGATCGCCTCGAGCTCGGTGCTGGCCAGCGCGCCGACGTCGTCGTCGACTTCTCCGAATACGCCGGCGAGACGCTGCTGCTCCACAACAACGCGCCCGCTCAGTATCGTGGCAGGACGGGTTTGGAGGACGACGACATCGTTTCGCTCCCCGAGATCATGCTCGTGGACGTGAACGAGGCCGGAGATTCACAGGATGCTACTGAGCTCCCCGACGAACTCACTCGTGTTCCCGACATCCCCGTCGATTCGGTTGACAACGAGCGATATCTCACGCTCAACGGCGGTACGGCCGATGACTACGGCCGGCTGCTCCACTTGCTCGGAACGGCTGAAGAACCGGACGGCCTCAAGATCGACGCCCCCGTGACCGAGGAACCTGTGCTCGGTGACACCGAAATCTGGAGTTTCGCCAACCGAAGTGGGATGTCCCATCCGATGCACCTCCACCTCGTACACTTCCAGATGCTGGGCCGACAGCCGATCGGGGACTACGATCCAGCCGAGGATGAGATCGACCTCGACGTGCTCGAGGCGCCCGAGCCGTACGAACGAGGATGGAACGACGTGATCACCGTCGATCCCGGTGAAATAGTCCACGTGATTGTCCACTTCGGAGAGCATGACGGGCTGTTCAACGATCAGACGGGCACGTACATGTGGCACTGTCATATGCTCGAACATGAGGACCACGACATGATGCGCCCGCTCGAGGTTCGACCCCGCACAGACGATACTAGTACTCGTACTGAGTTGGACGCAAGGCGTCGGCCCGAATAG
- a CDS encoding IclR family transcriptional regulator, with protein sequence MAKQTAKTTERSLVVINTIQKLGGATLDELTGELEIARSTIHLHLQTLLEEGYLTKEGAVYHIGLRFLNHGEYARSRKTAYTLAKQTVTELSDRIDEEVEFVVENDNRGILVHESFHPDSQFSSKERHISDAPTSAGIYYYLHSVATGKAILAEFSDERVEAVLDDWGLLRQTEHTIIDRNELFRELEQTRDRGVAFADEEYVDGLREVGRRVTGPDGSVLGAIAIIGPKYRFTDERYTTELPEILMEYVDDLETEISDSYLDDYR encoded by the coding sequence ATGGCCAAACAGACGGCGAAAACAACAGAACGATCACTGGTCGTAATCAATACAATCCAGAAATTGGGGGGTGCAACACTCGATGAATTGACCGGTGAATTAGAGATCGCGAGAAGTACGATTCACCTCCACCTTCAGACCCTTCTCGAAGAGGGGTATCTCACGAAAGAGGGAGCGGTCTATCACATCGGATTACGGTTCCTCAATCACGGTGAATACGCGCGGTCACGCAAGACGGCGTATACGCTGGCGAAGCAGACCGTAACAGAGCTTTCCGATCGGATCGACGAAGAGGTTGAATTCGTCGTCGAGAACGATAATCGCGGCATTCTCGTCCACGAATCGTTTCATCCAGATAGTCAGTTCTCATCCAAGGAACGACACATCTCCGATGCCCCGACCTCCGCCGGGATCTACTACTATCTCCACAGCGTCGCCACCGGCAAGGCAATTCTCGCTGAGTTCTCCGACGAGCGCGTTGAGGCAGTACTGGACGACTGGGGACTCCTTCGACAGACGGAACACACCATCATAGATCGGAACGAACTCTTCCGGGAACTCGAGCAGACTCGCGATCGAGGTGTTGCATTCGCCGATGAAGAGTACGTCGACGGTCTCAGAGAAGTCGGGCGACGTGTGACAGGTCCTGATGGGAGTGTTCTCGGTGCAATCGCCATCATCGGCCCGAAGTATCGATTCACAGACGAACGGTACACCACCGAGTTGCCGGAGATCCTGATGGAATACGTCGACGACCTCGAGACCGAAATCAGCGATTCATACTTGGACGATTATCGCTAA
- a CDS encoding acetate--CoA ligase, whose amino-acid sequence MTEERPVYLSSKNRTVRTPQAFGRDGTATEPTDGDCPDRAWPACWDTAASLLEWSEPYERIVDKENAPFYRWFVGGRLNAAENCIDRHLEERKNQVALRWEGKRGERRTYTYYDLYREVSAVAAALRDLGVEEDDVVTIYLPKLPELPITMLACARIGALHNVVFSGFAPNALAERMQRVDSRALVTCDGSFREETVIDQKRKADTALASIEESVPTIVVDRLGSSHDMHLGGNQYDYDDLVEAFTGANVPPVLREATDPLFHIHTSGTTGEPQRMTHATGGYLTGVAWTAQTVFDLTPGTTIWCTADAGWITGHSYVVYGPLLSGATVVLAEGSLRYPDRHRPWEMIERNGVEVFYTTPGVIRTFMKWGESFPSSHDLSSLRLLGSVGEPIGPDTWEWYYTNVGEERCAIVDTWWQTETGCVLISVRPGIDELKPGSVGPPLPGIEIQIVNEDGRELPPGESGYLTIDRPWPSMLVPLEGDRYWALAEYWQAFSDPRADSWRYFTGDRAVVDDNGYVTIIGRDDNVITIGNRRIGTAELEAAITTVDGVTEAAAVAERTIGETELCVFATLEQGQQDRTAIRDAVADAVAEYLGEFARPASIVFTPELPETYSGKTMYKILEHIVNDRPLTDSDTLRNPEVAGELTTIWNRE is encoded by the coding sequence ATGACCGAAGAGAGACCGGTATATCTATCCTCCAAGAACCGAACGGTTCGGACTCCACAAGCATTCGGTCGCGACGGGACTGCGACGGAGCCAACCGATGGTGACTGCCCCGATCGCGCGTGGCCGGCGTGCTGGGACACCGCCGCATCGTTGCTCGAGTGGAGCGAGCCCTACGAGCGCATCGTGGACAAGGAAAATGCGCCGTTCTACCGATGGTTCGTTGGTGGGCGCTTGAACGCCGCAGAAAACTGCATCGACCGCCATCTCGAGGAGCGGAAGAATCAGGTCGCATTGCGGTGGGAAGGGAAACGTGGCGAGCGTCGGACCTATACGTACTATGATCTCTATCGCGAGGTGTCAGCTGTCGCAGCCGCGCTCCGTGATCTCGGCGTCGAAGAAGACGATGTCGTCACGATCTACCTGCCGAAACTCCCCGAGTTACCGATCACGATGCTCGCTTGTGCTCGTATCGGTGCGCTCCATAACGTCGTTTTTTCGGGGTTCGCCCCCAACGCGCTCGCTGAACGGATGCAACGTGTTGACTCACGCGCGCTCGTCACATGTGACGGTAGCTTCCGTGAGGAGACCGTGATCGATCAGAAGCGGAAAGCCGATACGGCACTGGCATCGATCGAGGAATCGGTCCCGACAATCGTCGTCGATCGACTCGGTTCGAGTCACGATATGCACCTCGGTGGGAACCAATACGACTATGACGATCTCGTCGAGGCGTTTACCGGTGCGAACGTGCCCCCAGTGCTGCGGGAGGCAACCGACCCCCTCTTTCACATCCACACATCAGGAACGACCGGCGAACCGCAACGGATGACTCACGCAACCGGGGGCTACCTCACAGGTGTCGCGTGGACGGCCCAGACCGTATTCGACCTCACGCCGGGGACCACGATCTGGTGTACGGCCGATGCTGGGTGGATTACCGGTCACTCCTACGTCGTCTACGGGCCACTGCTCTCGGGTGCGACGGTCGTCCTCGCAGAGGGAAGTCTCCGCTATCCGGACCGCCACCGTCCGTGGGAGATGATCGAACGGAACGGTGTGGAGGTCTTCTATACGACGCCGGGAGTAATCCGGACGTTCATGAAGTGGGGTGAGTCGTTTCCCTCGTCCCACGACCTTTCGTCGTTGCGCCTGCTCGGTAGCGTCGGTGAGCCGATCGGTCCAGACACCTGGGAGTGGTACTACACCAACGTCGGCGAGGAACGGTGCGCAATCGTCGATACGTGGTGGCAGACCGAAACTGGATGTGTCCTCATCTCGGTCCGTCCTGGGATCGACGAGTTAAAGCCCGGTTCAGTCGGACCTCCGTTACCTGGAATCGAAATCCAGATCGTCAACGAAGACGGCCGCGAGCTCCCGCCGGGCGAATCCGGCTATCTGACGATTGACCGTCCCTGGCCGTCGATGCTTGTTCCGCTCGAGGGAGACCGGTACTGGGCTCTCGCAGAATACTGGCAGGCGTTTTCGGACCCACGGGCGGATTCCTGGCGGTACTTCACCGGCGACCGTGCCGTCGTCGACGACAACGGATACGTGACGATCATCGGCCGCGACGACAACGTTATTACGATCGGCAACCGTCGCATCGGAACGGCCGAACTCGAGGCCGCAATAACGACCGTTGACGGCGTTACCGAAGCCGCTGCCGTCGCTGAGCGTACTATCGGCGAGACCGAGCTCTGCGTCTTTGCGACGCTTGAGCAAGGACAGCAGGATCGGACCGCCATTCGGGACGCGGTTGCGGATGCAGTCGCTGAATACCTCGGTGAGTTTGCCCGGCCAGCAAGCATTGTGTTTACACCCGAACTACCCGAAACCTACTCTGGAAAGACGATGTATAAAATCCTCGAGCACATTGTCAACGACCGACCGCTCACAGATAGTGACACTCTCAGAAATCCGGAAGTCGCCGGTGAGCTTACGACGATCTGGAATCGGGAGTAA
- a CDS encoding sulfite exporter TauE/SafE family protein, with translation MDPLTLFGTDVALFVVIGLLAGAHCIGMCGPLVTLYSSRMTEPATDGGTETATGSASGQRGHLTVHEVTQHALFNLGRAASYTVLGAAFGTLGAAVVLTTDQLTPIVDVVRGGIGIVVGGFVVATGVYYLLGRTTGGVHLPGLERLTGRLTGHVDRLASGPGIVGLGALHGLLPCPVLYPAYLYAFAIGSPTGGAVALAALGIGTIPAVFAYGTVIEAVDVVHRRRVHRLLGFAFVILGYVLLAHGLMSVGIHVPHPELPFYDGIDAPAAGGHDH, from the coding sequence ATGGATCCCCTCACGCTCTTTGGCACCGACGTCGCTCTCTTCGTCGTCATCGGACTCCTCGCAGGCGCCCACTGCATCGGGATGTGCGGGCCGCTTGTGACACTTTACTCGAGTCGGATGACCGAGCCCGCGACCGACGGAGGGACCGAAACGGCGACCGGATCGGCGAGCGGGCAGCGCGGTCACCTTACGGTCCACGAGGTGACTCAGCACGCGTTGTTCAACCTCGGACGGGCCGCTAGTTATACCGTACTAGGAGCGGCATTCGGGACGCTTGGAGCCGCTGTCGTCCTGACGACTGACCAGTTGACGCCGATCGTCGACGTAGTCCGTGGCGGGATCGGAATCGTCGTCGGCGGTTTCGTCGTCGCGACCGGCGTATACTACCTGCTCGGTCGGACAACCGGCGGCGTTCACTTGCCGGGGCTCGAGCGGCTCACTGGTCGGTTGACGGGTCACGTCGACCGGCTCGCGAGCGGACCTGGGATCGTCGGACTGGGGGCACTACACGGTCTGTTACCGTGTCCGGTGCTCTACCCGGCGTACCTCTACGCGTTCGCGATCGGATCGCCGACCGGCGGGGCGGTCGCACTTGCGGCCCTCGGTATCGGAACGATTCCCGCGGTCTTCGCCTACGGGACAGTTATCGAGGCCGTCGACGTCGTCCACCGCCGGCGGGTGCACCGCCTGCTCGGGTTCGCATTCGTCATCCTAGGGTACGTCCTGCTGGCACACGGGTTAATGAGCGTCGGAATCCACGTACCGCACCCGGAACTCCCGTTCTATGACGGTATCGACGCGCCGGCAGCGGGTGGACACGACCATTAA
- a CDS encoding uroporphyrinogen-III synthase, which produces MTQPTVAVLRPDDNRIVEAVKYLRSLNVSPVPDPMLTIEPTGQSPWHADYCIFTSKTGVDLAAADGWEQRETIVCAVGDQTATALRNHGYSVGVVPSSFSSTGLVDELSADIDGKTIELARSAHGSNVLIEGLNAAGAVVHETHLYRLRRPETAGHSLSHAIDGELDGILFTSPKTVDHFFQIASEHDAVAALQHELEETVVGAIGGPTERAILENGGTIDVVPDTVNFIRLVEVTVDRIRGIQQ; this is translated from the coding sequence ATGACCCAGCCAACAGTAGCTGTCCTCCGTCCAGACGACAACCGAATCGTCGAAGCGGTCAAGTATCTCCGGTCACTCAATGTATCGCCGGTCCCAGATCCGATGCTTACGATAGAACCGACCGGTCAGAGCCCATGGCACGCAGATTACTGTATTTTCACGAGCAAAACCGGTGTTGACCTGGCTGCTGCAGACGGATGGGAACAACGGGAAACCATAGTTTGTGCCGTGGGGGATCAGACTGCGACTGCGTTACGCAACCACGGATATTCGGTCGGTGTCGTTCCATCGTCGTTCTCGTCTACAGGCCTCGTCGACGAGTTATCTGCTGATATCGACGGAAAAACCATCGAACTCGCACGAAGTGCGCACGGCAGCAACGTATTGATTGAGGGGCTAAACGCAGCGGGTGCAGTCGTTCACGAAACGCACTTGTATCGCCTGCGACGACCAGAGACTGCTGGTCACTCGCTTTCACACGCTATAGACGGTGAATTGGATGGTATCCTGTTTACATCGCCGAAGACAGTCGATCATTTCTTCCAGATTGCGTCCGAACATGACGCTGTCGCTGCACTACAACATGAGTTAGAGGAAACAGTGGTCGGTGCGATTGGAGGCCCGACAGAGCGTGCCATTCTCGAAAATGGGGGTACTATTGATGTCGTACCGGATACAGTCAATTTTATCCGACTTGTTGAGGTTACCGTCGATCGGATTCGGGGGATCCAGCAGTGA
- a CDS encoding pyridoxal-dependent decarboxylase — protein MNWRNRSAVADLISNSVNRYIGAWLTAPALSRIEANVIEWFCEIIGYPEEAFGLLTTGGSIANLIATITARHESLSEVFLDGTIYTSDQSHHSVAKAAVLAGLPAENVRSVSTDEEYRIEVDTLEEMIEEDRAAGKRPFLVVGSAGTTNTGAVDDLDALAEVCNREDM, from the coding sequence ATGAATTGGCGAAACAGATCTGCAGTTGCAGACTTGATTTCGAATTCGGTCAATAGATACATCGGCGCTTGGCTAACTGCACCGGCACTATCCCGTATCGAAGCGAACGTAATAGAGTGGTTCTGTGAGATTATCGGCTACCCAGAAGAGGCGTTCGGACTCCTTACGACAGGAGGCTCAATAGCCAATCTCATAGCGACAATCACTGCCCGACACGAAAGCCTGTCAGAGGTGTTTCTTGACGGCACTATTTATACAAGCGATCAGTCCCACCACTCGGTAGCCAAAGCCGCAGTATTAGCCGGACTTCCCGCAGAAAACGTCCGTTCAGTCTCAACCGATGAAGAGTATCGAATTGAAGTAGATACCCTCGAAGAGATGATAGAGGAGGACCGAGCTGCTGGAAAACGCCCGTTTCTCGTCGTCGGTAGCGCAGGGACGACTAATACAGGAGCAGTCGATGATCTCGACGCGCTTGCAGAGGTCTGTAATCGGGAGGACATGTAG
- a CDS encoding MFS transporter has protein sequence MRFRLSSSRTDTQRSRTVLVIFASTLVSVMGVSLISPALPTIQAAWNISPSQASLLISAFTLPGVVFTPFVGLIADRIGRKRVLVPSLFLFGVSGSAVVFVDGFTTILGLRVVQGTAGSAIMSLTVTLLGDLFSGEQQSQLIGLNAAIIAIGAAGYPLLGGGLAQLSWTVPFVCFGIGIVVAVVGSAVLTEPASSVNSTGISYITNAVRAVPTWAALGLYVAIFGIFFILYGAQLTVVPFILDESYGLSSGAIGLLLGLPAVTMGITSSQSSRLIRHLSPPRLITLGFVTYGVGMSLAAITSSIPVLVGALFLFGIGQGFAEPITDTALNRLAPDAFRGGVMSIRTSVLQFGTTLGPPVFIAIASVVGYADTLLIAGIAALAFGVSGYGILTLSRQSQ, from the coding sequence ATGAGATTTCGCCTCTCTAGCTCCCGTACAGATACTCAGCGATCACGGACGGTCCTCGTGATCTTTGCGAGTACGCTCGTAAGTGTGATGGGCGTCTCTCTCATCAGTCCAGCACTACCGACGATTCAGGCAGCGTGGAATATTTCGCCGAGTCAAGCGAGTCTCCTCATCTCGGCATTTACCTTGCCCGGCGTCGTATTCACGCCCTTCGTCGGCCTCATCGCTGACCGGATTGGTCGAAAGCGCGTGCTGGTCCCTTCGCTGTTCTTGTTTGGCGTAAGTGGCAGCGCAGTCGTATTTGTCGACGGATTCACGACGATTCTCGGTCTCCGCGTCGTGCAGGGAACAGCCGGAAGTGCCATCATGAGTCTCACCGTGACGTTGCTCGGTGACCTGTTTTCGGGAGAACAACAGAGTCAGCTTATCGGTCTCAACGCAGCGATCATCGCCATCGGTGCAGCGGGCTATCCCCTCCTCGGCGGTGGCCTTGCGCAACTCTCGTGGACCGTCCCGTTCGTCTGCTTCGGAATCGGAATCGTCGTCGCCGTCGTTGGCTCTGCAGTTCTCACCGAACCTGCGAGTAGTGTGAACTCGACCGGAATCTCGTACATCACTAACGCAGTTCGAGCGGTGCCAACATGGGCAGCCCTCGGGTTGTACGTCGCCATCTTCGGCATTTTCTTCATCCTCTATGGCGCACAGCTCACAGTTGTACCGTTCATTCTTGATGAGTCCTACGGCCTCTCTTCAGGTGCGATTGGACTCTTGCTCGGGCTCCCGGCGGTAACGATGGGGATAACATCCTCGCAGTCGTCCCGTCTCATTCGCCATCTCTCGCCGCCGCGGCTCATCACGCTCGGATTCGTGACCTACGGTGTCGGTATGTCACTTGCTGCGATCACCAGTTCTATCCCGGTTCTGGTCGGTGCTCTGTTCCTTTTCGGTATCGGTCAGGGGTTCGCGGAACCAATTACCGATACGGCGTTGAATAGGCTCGCACCCGATGCGTTCCGCGGTGGAGTTATGAGTATCCGAACGAGTGTTCTGCAGTTCGGGACGACCCTCGGCCCGCCAGTGTTCATCGCTATCGCCTCGGTCGTCGGCTACGCCGATACTCTTCTTATCGCCGGTATCGCCGCCCTCGCCTTCGGCGTCTCTGGATACGGAATTTTGACACTTTCGAGACAGAGCCAGTGA